DNA sequence from the Candidatus Woesearchaeota archaeon genome:
AACAAAAGCAAACACCATGAAACTCCACTGGCGATTAGGACTCCTTGCACTCGTCTTCTTCCTCGGCGTACTCGCAAGAGACTTCTCTGCCCAACAAAATCTCCCCCTACCAACAACGTTCGGCACGAAGACAGCCGACACGCAAACTCACACGTTCAGCACGCAACAAACCAAACCAGCACTCCTCTCCAGCGTCCTCCAAAACCCGACCCGCACGCTCTCAGACCTCCCTTCGCCTGCGGACTGGATAAAGGAAGAGCAAATCCTCGTGTACAAAGACAAAGTCATCATCAACCTTGAACAGTTCGGCCGCGACATTGCATGGGCAACATTCACCAACACGAACTCCATGGATCCCGTAATAGACAGCGGAGCCAACGCCATTGAATTCGTCCCAACATCAGAAGAAGATATCAACGTCGGAGACATCATCAGCTACACCTCCCCCTACACCACCGGCCCCGTCATCCATCGTGTC
Encoded proteins:
- a CDS encoding signal peptidase I, with product MDPVIDSGANAIEFVPTSEEDINVGDIISYTSPYTTGPVIHRVIDIGEDENGKYYILKGDNNPRADPGKIRFEDIQRVVLAIIY